In the genome of Meles meles chromosome 16, mMelMel3.1 paternal haplotype, whole genome shotgun sequence, one region contains:
- the C16H20orf141 gene encoding LOW QUALITY PROTEIN: uncharacterized protein C20orf141 homolog (The sequence of the model RefSeq protein was modified relative to this genomic sequence to represent the inferred CDS: inserted 1 base in 1 codon) — protein sequence MTQLCLPRPKALAYPIPVPPRGLHTGEGSRSPVGPCMSPWGXSAAQLWDSVLGWGALGLTIRAVSSPAGPALLLLLLLVSFLAFDLLHWPTGRPQPQPTLLPGGQSQGAGEGPGQQAAVLPPPGAVTGRLSPQEALLLLLPGLGLLLGVRGMPWALLGLAFCLHPWA from the exons aTGACCCAGCTGTGCTTACCCAGACCCAAAGCCCTTGCTTATCCTATCCCAGTCCCTCCCAGAGGCCTGCATACTGGGGAGGGGTCCCGTAGTCCAGTGGGTCCATGTATGTCCCCCTGGG CTAGCGCGGCCCAGCTCTGGGACAGTGTCCTAGGGTGGGGGGCACTGGGGCTGACGATTCGTGCAGTCTCTTCCCCAGCTGGCCCAgccttgctgctgctgctgctcctggtcAGCTTCCTGGCCTTTGACCTGCTCCACTG GCCCACAGGCCGCCCCCAGCCACAGCCCACACTTCTCCCGGGAGGCCAGAGTCAGGGGGCCGGCGAGGGTCCAGGACAGCAGGCGGCTGTCCTCCCACCTCCGGGGGCAGTCACGGGACGACTCAGCCCCCAAGAGGCTCTGCTCCTGCTGCTCCCgggcctggggctgctcctgGGAGTCCGCGGCATGCCCTGGGCCCTGCTTGGCCTGGCTTTCTGCCTCCATCCTTGGGCCTGA